From the Danio aesculapii chromosome 9, fDanAes4.1, whole genome shotgun sequence genome, one window contains:
- the si:dkey-11f4.20 gene encoding T-cell surface antigen CD2 — protein MLTVILLLHLICMFSDAESPCEYKTAGDNVVIKLKIDELNPDDHLIWKQSQIKVYERKNSVVKTKKEGFDIDQSGSLIMENIQTNKSGTYNAEVFQSNGKSKAKTEIQLCVQEPLSEPSITFQCVDEGVHLSCSVPAGAEMSVSWMKNGQKTDKALAVLNVSWSELEPGDSYSCTVSDGINQKSAEYVQPACSNTGLKAENTTNADGDRKKEDIGSKIENNSDDAQSFLFGLDLWMVVLVAVAGGVFLILFIICVVCICCRRRNKSKAEEEKEFRLAPLIPDYSNQPDEQYMQQSESNRPSKSQRPLPPLPSV, from the exons ATGCTGACAGTAATTCTCCTTTTACATTTAATCTGCATGTTCTCCGATG CTGAATCTCCGTGTGAATACAAAACAGCGGGCGATAACGTTGTGATCAAGCTGAAGATTGATGAATTAAACCCGGACGACCACCTGATCTGGAAGCAAAGCCAAATAAAAGTGTATGAGAGGAAAAACTCAGTTGTGAAGACGAAGAAGGAAGGGTTCGACATCGACCAGTCTGGGTCTCTGATCATGGAGAATATACAGACTAACAAATCTGGCACATACAACGCTGAAGTCTTTCAAAGTAATGGCAAATCAAAAGCAAAGACTGAAATCCAGCTTTGTGTACAAG agccaTTGTCTGAGCCTTCCATCACATTCCAGTGTGTGGATGAAGGTGTGCATCTGTCCTGCAGTGTCCCGGCCGGTGCAGAGATGTCTGTGTCCTGGATGAAGAACGGACAGAAAACTGACAAAGCACTTGCAGTTTTAAACGTGAGCTGGTCTGAGCTGGAACCTGGAGACTCTTACTCCTGCACCGTCAGCGACGGGATCAACCAAAAGTCTGCTGAATACGTCCAGCCGGCGTGCTCCAACACAG GCCTGAAAGCAGAAAACACAACAAACGCAGATGGAGACAGAAAAAAAGAGGACATCGGCAGCAAAATAGAAAACAATAGTGATG ATGCGCAGAGTTTTCTCTTTGGTCTAGATTTGTGGATGGTAGTGCTGGTGGCGGTGGCCGGCGGAGTCTTCCTCATACTCTTCATCATCTGTGTCGTCTGCATCTGCTGCCGAAGGAGAAACAAGAGCAAGGCTGAAG AGGAGAAGGAGTTTCGCCTGGCGCCGCTGATACCAGATTATTCCAACCAGCCGGATGAGCAGTACATGCAGCAGAGTGAATCCAACAGGCCTTCAAAAAGCCAGCGACCGCTGCCACCTTTACCTAGTGTTTGA